One genomic segment of Stenotrophomonas sp. 704A1 includes these proteins:
- a CDS encoding M15 family metallopeptidase, with product MTSRTCISLALAVVLLPAARAAEPPRVSTASDPAAAGLVEIRALAPQIDLDIRYAGADNFTGVRVPGYQAPACYLLAPAAQALARVEAELRAAGFALRIYDCYRPVRAVQAFMAWVRDPQEQSRRALQYPDLDKPRLLAEGYIAEHSGHSRGATVDLGLLDCRSGTCTAMDMGTDFDFFGPRAHTASPGLSAAQVANRQQLLRAMARHGFANYPQEWWHYTLQPEPDPGTAYDVPVR from the coding sequence ATGACTTCCAGGACCTGCATTTCACTCGCACTGGCGGTTGTCCTGCTGCCGGCGGCGCGCGCGGCTGAGCCACCCCGTGTATCGACGGCCAGCGATCCTGCTGCAGCGGGGCTGGTGGAGATCCGCGCGCTGGCGCCGCAGATCGATCTGGACATCCGCTACGCCGGTGCAGACAACTTCACCGGTGTGCGCGTGCCCGGTTACCAGGCGCCGGCGTGCTACCTGCTGGCACCGGCCGCGCAGGCGCTGGCCCGCGTCGAGGCCGAGCTGCGCGCCGCAGGGTTCGCGCTGCGCATCTACGACTGCTACCGCCCGGTGCGTGCGGTGCAGGCGTTCATGGCCTGGGTGCGTGATCCGCAGGAACAGTCGCGCAGGGCGCTGCAGTATCCGGACCTGGACAAGCCTCGGCTGCTGGCCGAGGGCTACATCGCCGAGCACTCCGGGCACAGCCGCGGTGCCACCGTGGATCTGGGCCTGCTCGACTGCCGAAGCGGCACCTGCACGGCGATGGACATGGGCACCGACTTCGATTTCTTCGGCCCGCGTGCGCACACCGCCAGCCCCGGGCTGAGCGCGGCGCAGGTGGCCAACCGCCAGCAGCTGCTGCGGGCGATGGCGCGCCACGGCTTCGCCAACTACCCGCAGGAGTGGTGGCATTACACGCTGCAGCCCGAACCGGACCCGGGCACCGCGTACGACGTGCCGGTCCGGTAG
- the glnE gene encoding bifunctional [glutamate--ammonia ligase]-adenylyl-L-tyrosine phosphorylase/[glutamate--ammonia-ligase] adenylyltransferase codes for MTLAPAEPSASLQPVVDRALARLGQVLPAPVPADLLPLLTRLAVVSDFALDTLVRQPALLAQLAEPGCPAIPAPVLDPLQPSDWPAQLRRWRTAMSTRLIWRDLAGLDDVPQTLAGATTLAEDCLRLALDALQREFAQRHGVIADSDGRPQQLVVFGLGKLGGGELNFSSDVDLVYAYPQGGESDGPRPLAAEEYFARLGQRLAKLLDETTVDGFCHRVDLRLRPFGSAGRVALSFAAMDQYFQREGRDWERYAWLKARAVAGDIAAGEAWLQTLRPFVYRRYLDFTALDGLREMKAAITAEVARREMHDDIKRGAGGIREIEFLCQALQLIRGGREPALRERRLLVALDALMAAGQIAAGDGAALREAYLFLRRLENRLQMLRDAQTHVLPSDPVDRERIAVGLGYPDWDVLRAALTVQQQRVSTEFAALLAPRKGQAAPDALANYWRSLPEGSNAPLLAEAGFLDANGADQSLRDFAQGTGVKSLSDAARARLDRVLPALLHAATRSPQPDAALKRVLGLLQAVLRRTSYLALLDEQPSALARLVDVLARSALLAERLAAYPLLLDELLDVRVSGPMPDAAGMLAECQQVLAVEDPESALRWLNETRLALSFRMAMATLDGRQGAVDSTRQLAELAQAVVVTVLAMAEADMHAAHGAIPGGRFAIIGYGSLGGLELGFGSDLDLVFLHDHPAGVEASDGARPLEPGRWYARLAQKVMALLGAVTAAGRLYDIDVRLRPDGGKGSLVSSLASYTEYQRERAWTWEHQALVRARGVAGDASLLQDFEQVRARTLGRERDPATLYADVLKMRGRMRTELDRSDAARLDLKQGPGGVVDLEFLLQTGVLARSAQQPALLQPRDTPSLIDALAADGFLPEHTAQALHGAHATLLDVGLVCTLDRRPRLAPTTPAIEAACAAITSACIAAGLSFA; via the coding sequence ATGACCCTCGCCCCCGCTGAACCGTCCGCTTCCCTGCAGCCTGTTGTCGACCGCGCCCTGGCGCGTCTGGGCCAGGTCCTGCCCGCGCCCGTCCCGGCCGATCTGTTGCCGCTGCTGACCCGGCTGGCCGTGGTCAGCGATTTCGCGCTGGACACCCTGGTGCGGCAACCGGCGTTGCTGGCACAGCTGGCCGAACCGGGCTGCCCAGCGATCCCGGCCCCGGTGCTCGACCCGCTGCAGCCCAGCGACTGGCCGGCGCAGCTGCGGCGCTGGCGCACCGCCATGTCCACGCGACTGATCTGGCGTGACCTGGCCGGTCTCGACGACGTGCCGCAGACACTCGCCGGGGCCACCACCCTGGCCGAGGACTGCCTGCGCCTGGCGCTGGATGCCCTGCAGCGGGAGTTCGCCCAGCGCCACGGCGTGATCGCCGACAGCGACGGCCGGCCGCAGCAGCTGGTGGTGTTCGGGCTGGGCAAGCTCGGCGGTGGCGAGCTCAACTTCAGTTCCGACGTGGACCTGGTCTACGCCTATCCGCAGGGCGGGGAATCGGACGGGCCGCGCCCGCTGGCGGCCGAGGAATACTTCGCCCGCCTCGGCCAGCGCCTGGCCAAGCTGCTGGATGAGACCACGGTGGACGGGTTCTGCCACCGCGTCGACCTGCGCCTGCGGCCGTTCGGCAGCGCCGGCCGCGTCGCGTTGTCATTCGCCGCGATGGACCAGTACTTCCAGCGCGAGGGCCGTGACTGGGAGCGCTATGCCTGGCTGAAGGCACGCGCGGTGGCCGGTGACATCGCCGCCGGCGAAGCCTGGCTGCAGACGCTGCGCCCGTTCGTGTACCGGCGCTACCTGGATTTCACCGCACTCGACGGCCTGCGCGAGATGAAGGCGGCGATCACCGCCGAAGTCGCGCGCCGCGAGATGCACGACGACATCAAGCGCGGCGCCGGTGGCATCCGCGAGATCGAATTCCTGTGCCAGGCGCTGCAGCTGATCCGTGGCGGCCGCGAGCCGGCGCTGCGCGAGCGCCGGCTGCTGGTGGCGCTGGACGCGCTGATGGCGGCCGGCCAGATCGCGGCCGGGGACGGCGCCGCACTGCGCGAGGCCTACCTGTTCCTGCGTCGCCTGGAAAACCGCCTGCAGATGCTGCGTGATGCGCAGACCCATGTGCTGCCCAGCGATCCGGTGGACCGCGAGCGTATCGCTGTGGGTCTGGGCTATCCGGATTGGGACGTGCTGCGTGCGGCGCTGACCGTGCAGCAGCAGCGGGTCAGTACCGAGTTCGCCGCGCTGCTGGCACCGCGCAAGGGCCAGGCCGCGCCCGACGCGCTGGCCAACTACTGGCGCAGCCTGCCGGAAGGCAGCAATGCACCACTGCTGGCCGAAGCCGGTTTCCTCGATGCCAACGGGGCCGACCAGTCGCTACGTGATTTCGCCCAGGGCACCGGCGTGAAGTCACTGTCCGACGCAGCGCGTGCGCGCCTGGACCGGGTGCTGCCGGCGCTGCTGCATGCCGCCACGCGCTCGCCCCAGCCCGATGCCGCGCTCAAGCGCGTGCTGGGCCTGCTGCAGGCGGTACTGCGCCGTACCAGCTATCTGGCGCTGCTGGACGAACAGCCCAGCGCGCTGGCGCGGCTGGTGGATGTGCTGGCGCGCAGCGCGCTGCTGGCCGAACGCCTGGCCGCGTATCCGCTGCTGCTGGACGAACTGCTGGACGTGCGCGTTTCCGGGCCGATGCCCGATGCGGCCGGGATGCTGGCCGAGTGCCAGCAGGTGCTGGCGGTGGAAGATCCCGAATCCGCGTTGCGCTGGCTCAACGAGACGCGGCTGGCGCTCAGTTTCCGCATGGCGATGGCCACGCTGGACGGGCGCCAGGGCGCGGTGGATAGCACCCGGCAGCTGGCCGAGCTGGCGCAGGCGGTGGTGGTCACCGTGCTGGCGATGGCCGAGGCCGACATGCATGCCGCGCACGGTGCGATTCCTGGTGGGCGCTTTGCGATCATCGGCTACGGCAGCCTGGGTGGCCTGGAACTGGGCTTCGGTTCCGATCTGGACCTGGTGTTCCTGCACGACCACCCGGCCGGCGTGGAAGCCAGCGATGGCGCGCGCCCGCTGGAGCCGGGACGCTGGTACGCGCGGCTGGCGCAGAAGGTGATGGCGCTGCTGGGCGCGGTCACCGCCGCCGGCCGGCTGTACGACATCGATGTGCGGCTGCGCCCGGATGGGGGCAAAGGGTCGCTGGTGTCCTCGCTAGCCAGCTACACCGAGTACCAGCGCGAACGCGCGTGGACCTGGGAACACCAGGCGCTGGTGCGCGCCCGCGGCGTGGCCGGCGATGCCAGCCTGCTGCAGGACTTCGAACAGGTACGGGCGCGGACGCTGGGCCGCGAGCGCGACCCTGCCACGCTGTATGCCGATGTGCTGAAGATGCGCGGACGCATGCGCACCGAACTGGACCGCAGCGATGCCGCTCGGCTGGATCTGAAGCAGGGCCCCGGTGGCGTGGTCGACCTGGAATTCCTGCTGCAGACCGGCGTGCTGGCACGCAGCGCGCAGCAGCCGGCGCTGCTGCAGCCGCGCGATACGCCGTCGCTGATCGATGCGCTGGCCGCAGACGGTTTCCTGCCGGAACACACCGCGCAGGCGTTGCATGGAGCGCATGCCACGTTGCTCGACGTGGGGCTGGTCTGCACGCTGGATCGACGCCCACGGCTGGCACCGACCACACCCGCGATTGAAGCGGCGTGTGCGGCGATCACCTCCGCGTGCATCGCCGCCGGGCTGTCGTTCGCCTGA
- the hglS gene encoding 2-oxoadipate dioxygenase/decarboxylase HglS, which translates to MSASFVSPDVIRRLFAQAMSRMYRTEVPLYGTLVELVERINTQVLEQDPALAAQLLRNDERGRLDEERHGAIRVGTVQELATLRRLFAVMGMYPVGYYDLSVAGVPVHSTAFRPLTAEALAHNPFRVFTSLLRLELIEDEALRAQSAQILARRRIFTDGALALIEQAERDGGLAQADAERFIEQALETFRWHSDATVDLPTYHALHNAHRLVADVVSFRGPHINHLTPRTLDIDAAQAAMIEHGMAAKAVIEGPPRRACPILLRQTSFKALEEAVHFPDTDGGDAGTHTARFGEIEQRGLALTPKGRALYDQLLAQARDAGGEGSTGGDYGQRLQAVFASFPDDHDTLRQEGLGYYRYQLTDAGRAAPERVADLPAEVLVAAGLATADPIVYEDFLPVSAAGIFQSNLGGEEQRAYAAHANREAFEQALGVAVNDEFAIYERIQADSLAALRS; encoded by the coding sequence ATGAGCGCCTCTTTCGTTTCGCCTGATGTGATCCGCCGCCTGTTCGCCCAGGCCATGTCCCGCATGTACCGCACCGAAGTGCCGCTGTACGGCACGCTGGTGGAGCTGGTGGAGCGGATCAACACGCAGGTGCTGGAGCAGGACCCGGCGCTGGCCGCGCAGCTGCTGCGCAACGACGAGCGCGGCCGCCTGGATGAAGAACGCCATGGCGCGATCCGCGTCGGAACCGTGCAGGAACTGGCCACGCTGCGGCGCCTGTTCGCGGTGATGGGGATGTACCCGGTGGGTTACTACGACCTGTCGGTGGCCGGCGTGCCGGTGCATTCCACCGCGTTCCGACCGCTCACCGCCGAGGCGCTGGCCCACAACCCGTTCCGGGTGTTCACCTCGCTGCTGCGCCTGGAGCTGATCGAAGACGAGGCCCTGCGCGCACAGTCGGCGCAGATCCTGGCCCGTCGCCGCATCTTCACCGACGGCGCGCTGGCGTTGATCGAGCAGGCCGAGCGCGATGGAGGGCTGGCGCAGGCCGACGCCGAGCGCTTCATCGAACAGGCGCTGGAAACCTTCCGCTGGCACAGCGACGCCACGGTTGACCTGCCGACCTACCACGCGCTGCACAACGCCCATCGCCTGGTGGCCGACGTGGTCAGCTTCCGGGGCCCGCACATCAACCACCTGACCCCGCGCACGCTGGACATCGATGCCGCGCAGGCCGCGATGATCGAGCACGGCATGGCGGCCAAGGCGGTGATCGAAGGCCCGCCGCGCCGCGCCTGCCCGATCCTGCTGCGGCAGACCAGTTTCAAGGCGCTGGAAGAGGCGGTGCACTTCCCGGATACCGACGGTGGCGACGCCGGCACCCATACTGCGCGCTTCGGCGAGATCGAACAGCGCGGCCTGGCCCTGACCCCGAAGGGCCGCGCGCTGTACGACCAGCTGCTGGCGCAGGCGCGCGATGCCGGTGGCGAAGGCAGCACCGGTGGCGACTACGGCCAGCGCCTGCAGGCGGTGTTCGCCAGCTTCCCGGATGACCATGACACGCTGCGCCAGGAAGGCCTGGGGTATTACCGCTACCAGCTGACCGATGCCGGTCGCGCCGCACCGGAGCGGGTGGCCGACCTGCCGGCCGAAGTGCTGGTGGCCGCCGGGCTGGCCACGGCCGACCCGATTGTCTACGAAGACTTCCTGCCGGTCAGCGCCGCCGGCATCTTCCAGTCGAACCTGGGCGGTGAAGAACAGCGCGCCTATGCCGCGCATGCCAACCGCGAGGCCTTCGAGCAGGCGCTGGGCGTGGCGGTGAATGACGAGTTCGCGATCTACGAGCGCATCCAGGCCGATTCGCTGGCCGCATTGCGCAGCTGA
- a CDS encoding acetyl-CoA hydrolase/transferase family protein has protein sequence MSVDRIANARLRDRVVSAEAAAALIQPGETVAMSGFTGSGYPKAVPVELARRIEAVHAQGLPFQISLMTGASTAPELDGALAKADGIAMRMPFQSDPDARNRINEGKLDYIDIHLSHVAQHVWFGFYGEIDTAVVEVSAIREDGSLVPSTSVGNNKTWLDLAKKVIVEVNEWQPAGVDGMHDIYYGTALPPHRKPIPLVNANDRIGDTALRCDPDKIVAVVRTNGPDRNSPFSPIDATSEQIASHLIDFLQHEVKKGRLPPNLLPLQSGVGNIPNAVLAGLAKSGFRDLAAFTEVIQDGMLDLLRDGVLSYASCTGFALSPQANETFKENIDFYRERIIMRTQEISNHPELVRRLGCIGMNGMIEVDIYGNVNSTHVMGTRIMNGIGGSGDFARNGFLSAFLSPSTAKNGTISAIVPMASHVDHTEHDVSVIVTEQGLADLRGLTPRKRAQVLIDNCAHPDFRPQLQDYFDRASRESYGKHTPHLLPEALSWHQRWLDTGTMKG, from the coding sequence ATGTCTGTTGATCGCATCGCCAACGCGCGTCTCCGTGACCGCGTGGTCTCCGCCGAGGCCGCAGCCGCGCTGATCCAGCCCGGTGAAACCGTGGCCATGAGCGGCTTCACCGGCTCCGGGTATCCCAAGGCCGTTCCCGTCGAACTGGCCCGCCGCATTGAAGCGGTGCACGCCCAGGGCCTGCCCTTCCAGATCAGCCTGATGACCGGCGCGTCCACCGCCCCGGAGCTGGACGGCGCACTGGCCAAGGCCGATGGCATCGCCATGCGCATGCCGTTCCAGAGCGATCCGGATGCGCGCAACCGCATCAACGAGGGCAAGCTGGACTACATCGACATCCATCTCAGCCATGTCGCCCAGCACGTCTGGTTCGGCTTCTATGGCGAGATCGATACCGCAGTGGTCGAGGTCTCCGCCATCCGCGAGGACGGCTCGCTGGTGCCGTCCACCTCGGTCGGCAACAACAAGACCTGGCTGGACCTGGCCAAGAAGGTGATCGTCGAGGTCAACGAATGGCAGCCGGCCGGCGTCGACGGCATGCATGACATCTACTACGGCACCGCGCTGCCGCCGCACCGCAAGCCGATCCCGCTGGTGAACGCCAACGACCGCATCGGCGACACCGCGCTGCGCTGCGACCCGGACAAGATCGTGGCGGTGGTGCGCACCAACGGCCCGGACCGCAACAGCCCGTTCAGCCCGATCGATGCCACCAGCGAACAGATCGCTTCGCACCTGATCGACTTCCTGCAGCACGAAGTGAAGAAGGGCCGGCTGCCGCCGAACCTGCTGCCGCTGCAGTCGGGCGTGGGCAACATTCCCAATGCGGTGCTGGCCGGCCTGGCCAAGAGCGGTTTCCGCGACCTGGCCGCGTTCACCGAAGTGATCCAGGACGGCATGCTCGACCTGCTGCGCGACGGCGTGCTGAGCTATGCCTCGTGCACCGGCTTCGCGCTGAGCCCGCAGGCCAACGAGACGTTCAAGGAGAACATCGATTTCTACCGCGAGCGCATCATCATGCGCACGCAGGAGATCTCCAACCATCCCGAGCTGGTGCGCCGCCTTGGCTGCATCGGCATGAACGGCATGATCGAGGTGGACATCTACGGCAACGTCAACTCGACGCACGTGATGGGCACGCGGATCATGAACGGCATCGGCGGGTCCGGTGACTTCGCCCGCAACGGGTTCCTGTCGGCGTTCCTCAGCCCGTCCACGGCCAAGAACGGCACCATCTCGGCGATCGTGCCGATGGCCAGCCATGTCGACCACACCGAGCACGATGTCTCGGTGATCGTGACCGAGCAGGGCCTGGCCGACCTGCGCGGGCTGACCCCGCGCAAGCGCGCGCAGGTGCTGATCGACAACTGCGCGCATCCGGATTTCCGCCCGCAGCTGCAGGACTACTTCGACCGTGCCAGCCGCGAGAGCTACGGCAAGCACACCCCGCACCTGCTGCCCGAGGCGCTGTCGTGGCACCAGCGCTGGCTGGATACCGGCACGATGAAGGGCTGA
- a CDS encoding EF-hand domain-containing protein, whose protein sequence is MTIRNRKPLIALIVAAGSVLAIPAMAQTAKQQAAQAQNEAAQAQQSAAQAGQAADQATDAAAAASAQANGGGQTWASIDTDGNGTISKSEAQVNAGLAQVFDQADANKDGQLSADEYKAYVAAQQAGAGAGGTAAGQGR, encoded by the coding sequence ATGACTATTCGCAACCGCAAGCCCCTGATCGCCCTGATCGTCGCCGCCGGCAGCGTGCTGGCCATTCCGGCGATGGCGCAGACCGCCAAGCAGCAGGCGGCGCAGGCGCAGAACGAGGCCGCGCAGGCCCAGCAGTCGGCGGCGCAGGCCGGCCAGGCCGCCGACCAGGCGACCGACGCGGCCGCGGCGGCATCGGCCCAGGCCAACGGTGGTGGCCAGACCTGGGCCAGCATCGATACCGACGGCAACGGCACCATCAGCAAGAGCGAGGCGCAGGTGAACGCAGGCCTGGCACAGGTGTTCGACCAGGCCGATGCCAACAAGGACGGCCAGCTCAGTGCCGATGAGTACAAGGCCTACGTGGCCGCGCAGCAGGCCGGTGCCGGCGCGGGCGGCACTGCCGCCGGCCAGGGCCGCTGA
- a CDS encoding serine hydrolase domain-containing protein, with product MARRCHGPLVAAGLALLPAAWAGAPASAADSARIDADVAAVMQHERLPGLAMAVVEDGQVVYRHAQGVRGDGGRIDEDTVFKIASNSKAMTAALLATLVQDGLLRWDDPVRRHLPAFRMHDPWVGEHLQVRDLLIHNSGLGLGAGDLMLWPEPNAFTRADIIAGLAHLKPASSFRSGYAYDNLMYVVAGEVAAAAGGKPYDQLLRERVFAPLGMRRCQVGAWSVKQVGNVAQPHVRRDGRMRVAGADGTISPDLASMAAGGIRCSLRDMTRWMQVLLDPSLAPDWLDAGQRRTLWTLHMPMPLGRRQRDWENARFLGYGYGWRVSDMDGQWKVAHTGTLSGMYSSLALLPERRVGVVMLMNGDGEDARSALMQATLKRFTAPQEAQPARYYLAELAGERATRAARGDVAPSTRAARPAGAADLLQAQGRYRDPWLGAASLCPEADGLRFSVDKSPRLRAQVQQLQGRWLLRWDTLEPSAQAWLQPGEGTPTLQLRAIDPEIDFSYDFQDLHFTRTGGCPAAGGARG from the coding sequence ATCGCCCGGCGCTGCCATGGGCCCCTGGTCGCCGCGGGCCTGGCGCTGTTGCCGGCAGCATGGGCCGGCGCGCCGGCGTCGGCGGCCGACAGCGCGCGCATCGACGCGGATGTCGCGGCGGTGATGCAGCACGAGCGCCTGCCCGGGCTGGCGATGGCGGTGGTCGAGGACGGCCAGGTGGTCTATCGGCATGCCCAGGGCGTGCGCGGTGATGGCGGGCGCATCGACGAGGACACCGTGTTCAAGATCGCCTCCAACAGCAAGGCGATGACCGCCGCGCTGCTGGCCACGCTGGTACAGGACGGCCTGCTGCGCTGGGACGATCCGGTGCGCCGCCACCTGCCTGCGTTCCGCATGCATGACCCCTGGGTGGGCGAGCACCTGCAGGTCCGCGACCTGCTGATCCACAACAGTGGCCTCGGCCTGGGCGCCGGTGACCTGATGCTGTGGCCCGAGCCCAACGCCTTCACCCGCGCCGACATCATCGCCGGGCTGGCACATCTGAAGCCGGCCAGCAGCTTCCGCAGCGGCTATGCCTACGACAACCTGATGTATGTCGTGGCCGGGGAGGTGGCGGCGGCGGCCGGCGGCAAGCCGTATGACCAGCTGCTGCGCGAGCGGGTGTTCGCGCCGCTGGGAATGCGCCGCTGCCAGGTCGGTGCCTGGTCGGTGAAGCAGGTCGGCAACGTGGCCCAGCCGCACGTGCGGCGCGATGGCCGCATGCGGGTGGCTGGCGCCGATGGCACCATCAGCCCCGACCTGGCCTCGATGGCGGCCGGTGGCATCCGCTGTTCGCTGCGCGACATGACGCGCTGGATGCAGGTGCTGCTGGACCCTTCCCTGGCACCGGACTGGCTGGATGCCGGGCAGCGCCGAACCCTGTGGACGCTGCACATGCCGATGCCGCTGGGCAGGCGCCAGCGCGACTGGGAAAACGCCCGTTTCCTGGGATACGGCTATGGCTGGCGCGTGTCGGACATGGATGGGCAGTGGAAAGTGGCGCACACCGGCACGTTGTCCGGCATGTACTCCTCGCTGGCGCTGCTGCCCGAGCGCAGGGTGGGGGTGGTGATGCTGATGAACGGTGACGGCGAGGACGCCCGCAGCGCGCTGATGCAGGCGACGTTGAAACGGTTCACCGCGCCGCAGGAGGCGCAGCCGGCGAGGTACTACCTGGCGGAGCTGGCAGGCGAGCGCGCGACGCGTGCCGCCCGCGGCGACGTGGCACCGTCCACCCGCGCCGCACGTCCGGCGGGCGCGGCCGACCTGCTGCAGGCGCAGGGACGGTATCGCGACCCTTGGCTGGGAGCGGCGTCGCTGTGCCCGGAGGCCGATGGCCTGCGTTTCAGTGTCGACAAGTCACCGCGGCTTCGCGCGCAGGTGCAGCAGCTGCAGGGGCGCTGGCTGCTGCGCTGGGATACGCTGGAACCTTCGGCGCAGGCATGGCTGCAGCCCGGCGAAGGCACGCCGACGCTGCAACTGCGCGCCATCGATCCGGAGATCGACTTCAGCTATGACTTCCAGGACCTGCATTTCACTCGCACTGGCGGTTGTCCTGCTGCCGGCGGCGCGCGCGGCTGA
- a CDS encoding HAD family hydrolase translates to MNTSTPAPSRAIGLVGFDGDDTLWKSEDYYRKAEQDYLDLLSRYIDVHDTQIARHLLEVQQRHLGVFGYGVKSMTLSMIEAAIEITAQRIEANDIQRILDIGHDTLRHPVELIDGVRESVAAIAAQYPVVLITKGDLFHQEAKIKVAALSDLFPRIEIVSEKDPDTYARVLAEFDLPMQQFVMVGNSLRSDIEPVITLGGWGIHTPYAVTWAHETQHGVADDEPRMVNADTAWDWPAALAAIEAKAAAAA, encoded by the coding sequence ATGAACACCTCCACGCCTGCGCCGTCGCGCGCCATCGGCCTGGTCGGTTTTGACGGTGACGATACGCTGTGGAAGAGCGAGGACTACTACCGCAAGGCCGAGCAGGATTACCTGGACCTGCTGTCGCGCTACATCGACGTCCACGACACCCAGATCGCCCGCCACCTGCTGGAAGTGCAGCAGCGCCACCTCGGCGTGTTCGGGTACGGGGTGAAGAGCATGACGCTGTCGATGATCGAAGCGGCCATCGAGATCACCGCCCAGCGCATCGAAGCGAACGACATCCAGCGCATCCTGGATATCGGCCATGACACCCTGCGCCATCCGGTCGAGCTGATCGACGGCGTGCGCGAATCGGTTGCCGCCATCGCCGCGCAGTATCCGGTGGTGCTGATCACCAAGGGCGACCTGTTCCACCAGGAAGCCAAGATCAAGGTCGCCGCGCTGTCGGACCTGTTCCCGCGCATCGAGATCGTGTCCGAGAAGGACCCGGACACCTACGCCCGCGTGCTGGCCGAATTCGACCTGCCGATGCAGCAGTTCGTGATGGTGGGCAATTCGCTGCGCTCGGATATCGAGCCGGTGATCACCCTGGGTGGCTGGGGCATCCATACTCCGTATGCGGTGACCTGGGCGCACGAGACCCAGCACGGCGTCGCCGACGACGAACCGCGCATGGTCAACGCCGATACCGCGTGGGACTGGCCGGCCGCGCTGGCCGCGATCGAGGCCAAGGCCGCTGCGGCGGCCTGA